Proteins found in one Ammospiza nelsoni isolate bAmmNel1 chromosome 15, bAmmNel1.pri, whole genome shotgun sequence genomic segment:
- the PLP1 gene encoding myelin proteolipid protein isoform X1 produces MGLLECCARCLIGAPFASLVATGLCFFGVALFCGCGHEALTGTEQLIETYFSKNYQDYEFLLDVIHGFQYFIYGTAAFFFLYGALLLAEGFYTTGAVRQIFGDYRTTICGKGLSATVTGGPKGRGARGPQRAHSWQRVCHCLGKWLGHPDKFVGITYVLTIIWLLVFACSAVPVYIYFNTWTTCQSIGNPTKTSASIGTLCADARMYGVLPWNAFPGKVCGSNLLSICKTSEFQMTFHLFIAAFVGAAATLVSLVTFIIAATYNFAVLRLMGRGTKF; encoded by the exons ATGG GTTTACTTGAGTGCTGTGCCAGATGTCTCATTGGGGCACCCTTTGCTTCCCTGGTTGCCACTGGCCTGTGCTTCTTTGGGGTAGCCCTGTTTTGTGGCTGTGGGCACGAGGCCCTCACAGGCACCGAGCAGCTCATCGAGACCTACTTCTCCAAAAACTACCAGGACTATGAGTTCCTCCTCGATGT CATCCACGGCTTTCAGTACTTCATCTACGGCACAGCTGCCTTCTTCTTCCTCTAcggagccctgctgctggctgaaggCTTCTACACCACCGGCGCCGTCCGGCAAATCTTTGGGGACTACAGGACCACCATCTGCGGCAAGGGCCTCAGCGCTACGGTAACTGGGGGCCCGAAAGGGAGGGGAGCGCGAGGCCCCCAGCGAGCTCACTCGTGGCAGCGGGTGTGTCATTGTTTGGGAAAGTGGCTAGGACATCCTGACAAG TTTGTGGGCATTACCTACGTCCTGACCATCATCTGGCTCCTGGTGTTCGCCTGCTCGGCCGTGCCTGTCTACATCTATTTTAACACCTGGACCACCTGCCAGTCCATTGGCAACCCCACCAAGACCTCGGCCAGCATTGGCACCCTGTGTGCAGATGCCAGGATGTACG GTGTCCTGCCCTGGAATGCTTTCCCTGGCAAGGTGTGTGGCTCCAACCTGCTCTCCATCTGCAAGACCAGCGAG TTCCAGATGACTTTCCACCTCTTCATCGCAGCCTTTGTGGGGGCAGCTGCCACGCTGGTCTCACTG GTCACCTTCATCATCGCAGCCACCTACAACTTCGCAGTCCTCAGGCTGATGGGCCGAGGCACCAAGTTCTAG
- the PLP1 gene encoding myelin proteolipid protein isoform X2 yields MGLLECCARCLIGAPFASLVATGLCFFGVALFCGCGHEALTGTEQLIETYFSKNYQDYEFLLDVIHGFQYFIYGTAAFFFLYGALLLAEGFYTTGAVRQIFGDYRTTICGKGLSATFVGITYVLTIIWLLVFACSAVPVYIYFNTWTTCQSIGNPTKTSASIGTLCADARMYGVLPWNAFPGKVCGSNLLSICKTSEFQMTFHLFIAAFVGAAATLVSLVTFIIAATYNFAVLRLMGRGTKF; encoded by the exons ATGG GTTTACTTGAGTGCTGTGCCAGATGTCTCATTGGGGCACCCTTTGCTTCCCTGGTTGCCACTGGCCTGTGCTTCTTTGGGGTAGCCCTGTTTTGTGGCTGTGGGCACGAGGCCCTCACAGGCACCGAGCAGCTCATCGAGACCTACTTCTCCAAAAACTACCAGGACTATGAGTTCCTCCTCGATGT CATCCACGGCTTTCAGTACTTCATCTACGGCACAGCTGCCTTCTTCTTCCTCTAcggagccctgctgctggctgaaggCTTCTACACCACCGGCGCCGTCCGGCAAATCTTTGGGGACTACAGGACCACCATCTGCGGCAAGGGCCTCAGCGCTACG TTTGTGGGCATTACCTACGTCCTGACCATCATCTGGCTCCTGGTGTTCGCCTGCTCGGCCGTGCCTGTCTACATCTATTTTAACACCTGGACCACCTGCCAGTCCATTGGCAACCCCACCAAGACCTCGGCCAGCATTGGCACCCTGTGTGCAGATGCCAGGATGTACG GTGTCCTGCCCTGGAATGCTTTCCCTGGCAAGGTGTGTGGCTCCAACCTGCTCTCCATCTGCAAGACCAGCGAG TTCCAGATGACTTTCCACCTCTTCATCGCAGCCTTTGTGGGGGCAGCTGCCACGCTGGTCTCACTG GTCACCTTCATCATCGCAGCCACCTACAACTTCGCAGTCCTCAGGCTGATGGGCCGAGGCACCAAGTTCTAG